The following proteins are encoded in a genomic region of Alteromonadaceae bacterium 2753L.S.0a.02:
- a CDS encoding TonB-dependent receptor-like protein, whose protein sequence is MTFKYEHWPAILGVTSSVFTLALASPLALAQKQEIEEVVVTGTRLPKAGFDAPTPVAVIGEEEFVLSGTMNIETLLTDSPQFTANQLDGPKANTVQAGAPVGVSTLNLRNFGPTRNLVLVNGRRGAITGPGMTTDINTIPVALIKRTEIVTGGSSAVYGSDAIAGVVNFILKDHYEGFEINAQSSWDEPTGTAAYNFDLTFGGNFDNDRGNLTASIGYLDRGGFTREERGDFANPSFGDGCVTAESYSSNRLGVALEVPAGQTCEEAGGRLGFVGGGSSTPPNGRIGNLPLVGSPASDAALDAALIAAGLQDMTSLGAIFDAQGNTVRPFISPDDRFDLGPNSFMVTPQERWMSNLFGSYSFNDKMTGYLEAHYSNNNANVQIAPTNVTGNYLVETDNPYLSQEMQDILTQLDSRETGTTTITQGSLSLDTTPNDGLAILNYNRRFNDLQTRYADADHQVFRAVFGLRGKLGNTEGVFRDLAYDVYFSTARTTEVDVQIGSVSKSAVQRSMLSQNSKPPILNLFGNGNISAEAAAAIGISSVSKIQAELEVAVASLTGVAFDMPAGPVDFAVGYESRRANAKYIPDSYLSSGDVSGWNSARPTSGSQSVTEYFGEFRLPILGDLPGFERLNLNGAFRYSDYDVGADKGVWTYSSGLEWAVNSELSFRGQFQHAIRAPNVGELFGGQGSDGPMATDPCSANLPVAEQTQGVRDTCIATGVPADAVFTAGVQPAPFLNQIRGGNPELNPEKSDTTTFGIVYESAWIEGFGLTVDYFNIELEDAIAPLGGGGIQNVLDLCYKTLQDPNSVYCKAVNRDPVSGEIAPPKYVYTTNANIGGIKTSGVDFVLRYGFDSQWGLFGNPSNWEISTAQTYTDEFTVTPIQELPELTNECVGAWGGTCGQPIPKWKSTTRFSWFTGNTTLSLRVRYIDSITTDRIVVPKARGESYPPESAFVNAKIDPYFYLDFTGAYSLTDNTQLTLGLSNLLDKEPPVLGSLQQGGSNTIPATYDVQGRVLFAGIKMQF, encoded by the coding sequence ATGACGTTTAAATACGAACATTGGCCTGCAATATTGGGGGTTACCAGCTCGGTTTTCACCTTAGCGCTGGCTTCACCACTGGCGTTGGCGCAAAAGCAGGAAATTGAAGAAGTGGTGGTGACCGGTACACGCTTACCCAAAGCCGGGTTCGATGCGCCGACGCCAGTAGCGGTAATCGGCGAAGAAGAGTTTGTGCTTTCCGGCACCATGAATATTGAAACGCTTCTTACAGACTCGCCGCAATTTACGGCTAATCAGTTAGATGGCCCCAAAGCCAATACAGTTCAGGCGGGCGCGCCGGTGGGTGTTTCTACTTTAAATCTGCGCAACTTTGGGCCCACCCGTAACTTGGTGCTGGTAAATGGAAGGCGCGGCGCCATTACTGGCCCCGGCATGACGACAGACATCAATACCATTCCGGTGGCGCTCATAAAGCGCACCGAAATCGTTACTGGCGGTTCATCGGCTGTGTATGGCTCCGATGCGATTGCCGGTGTGGTTAACTTTATTCTCAAAGACCACTATGAAGGTTTTGAAATTAATGCCCAAAGCAGTTGGGATGAACCCACCGGCACAGCGGCTTACAACTTCGACCTCACCTTCGGCGGGAATTTCGATAACGACCGCGGCAATCTTACCGCGTCGATCGGCTATTTAGATCGCGGTGGTTTTACGCGCGAGGAACGAGGCGATTTTGCCAACCCCTCTTTCGGTGATGGCTGCGTAACTGCTGAATCGTACAGCAGCAATCGTCTCGGCGTTGCTTTGGAGGTACCTGCCGGTCAAACCTGTGAAGAGGCTGGCGGGCGCTTGGGCTTTGTTGGGGGCGGTTCGAGTACACCCCCCAACGGACGCATCGGCAATTTACCACTGGTGGGTTCACCGGCATCTGATGCGGCGTTGGATGCCGCGTTGATCGCTGCCGGACTTCAAGACATGACAAGCCTAGGGGCCATTTTTGATGCGCAAGGCAATACGGTAAGGCCTTTTATTTCGCCAGACGACCGTTTCGACCTGGGGCCGAATTCTTTTATGGTTACGCCCCAAGAACGCTGGATGAGCAATTTATTTGGCAGCTACAGTTTCAACGATAAAATGACAGGTTATTTGGAAGCCCATTACAGCAACAATAACGCGAATGTTCAGATAGCCCCCACCAATGTCACTGGTAATTATTTGGTGGAAACCGACAACCCCTACCTCAGCCAGGAAATGCAAGACATTCTCACGCAACTCGATAGCCGTGAAACGGGAACCACCACCATCACACAGGGCTCGCTGAGCCTCGACACCACGCCCAACGACGGCCTCGCCATTCTCAATTACAACCGCCGTTTTAACGACTTGCAAACCCGCTATGCCGATGCGGACCACCAGGTATTTCGCGCGGTATTTGGGCTGCGCGGTAAACTTGGCAACACTGAAGGCGTATTCCGTGATTTGGCCTACGACGTCTATTTCAGTACAGCCCGCACCACCGAAGTGGATGTACAAATAGGTTCAGTGTCTAAAAGCGCCGTGCAGCGCTCCATGCTGTCACAAAACAGTAAACCACCGATACTGAACCTGTTCGGCAACGGAAATATTTCTGCCGAGGCCGCAGCCGCGATTGGTATAAGTTCGGTTTCCAAAATTCAGGCAGAGCTGGAAGTCGCGGTCGCAAGTTTAACCGGTGTTGCATTCGACATGCCGGCAGGCCCTGTTGATTTCGCAGTAGGTTACGAATCGCGCCGAGCCAACGCCAAATACATTCCCGATTCCTATTTAAGCTCGGGTGATGTTTCCGGCTGGAACTCGGCCCGGCCAACCAGCGGCAGCCAGTCTGTAACGGAATATTTTGGTGAATTCCGGCTCCCGATTTTAGGCGATTTGCCCGGCTTTGAACGCTTAAACTTAAACGGCGCGTTCCGCTACTCCGACTATGACGTTGGTGCAGACAAGGGCGTATGGACATATTCCAGCGGCCTGGAGTGGGCGGTTAATAGCGAGCTCTCGTTCCGCGGGCAATTCCAGCATGCGATACGCGCCCCGAATGTTGGCGAACTCTTCGGAGGCCAGGGTTCAGACGGCCCAATGGCGACAGACCCCTGCTCCGCCAATTTACCAGTGGCTGAGCAAACGCAGGGCGTGCGCGATACCTGTATAGCAACCGGAGTACCCGCCGATGCGGTGTTCACTGCAGGTGTGCAGCCTGCACCGTTTCTCAACCAAATACGTGGCGGCAACCCAGAACTCAATCCTGAAAAATCCGACACCACCACTTTCGGCATTGTTTATGAATCCGCCTGGATTGAAGGTTTTGGACTAACGGTCGACTATTTCAATATTGAACTGGAAGATGCCATCGCACCCCTGGGTGGTGGCGGCATACAAAATGTGTTGGACCTCTGCTACAAAACCCTACAAGACCCCAACAGCGTGTACTGTAAAGCCGTAAACCGCGACCCGGTTTCCGGCGAAATCGCACCACCAAAATATGTGTACACGACTAACGCAAACATTGGTGGCATCAAAACCTCGGGAGTGGATTTTGTACTACGTTACGGTTTTGACTCTCAGTGGGGACTCTTTGGTAACCCAAGCAATTGGGAAATCAGCACAGCGCAAACTTATACCGATGAATTCACAGTAACCCCTATTCAGGAATTACCAGAACTTACCAATGAATGTGTCGGCGCCTGGGGCGGCACCTGTGGGCAGCCCATTCCAAAATGGAAAAGCACCACGCGGTTTAGCTGGTTTACCGGAAACACCACCCTGTCGCTGCGGGTACGCTATATTGACTCCATTACCACCGATAGAATTGTAGTACCCAAAGCACGAGGTGAAAGTTATCCGCCAGAATCTGCTTTCGTCAACGCAAAAATCGACCCCTATTTTTATTTGGATTTTACCGGTGCTTATTCACTCACTGATAACACCCAGCTGACCTTGGGCTTAAGTAACCTGCTTGACAAAGAACCCCCGGTGCTGGGCAGTCTACAACAAGGTGGCTCGAACACAATTCCGGCCACTTATGATGTACAAGGTCGGGTCTTATTCGCTGGAATTAAGATGCAATTCTAA
- a CDS encoding putative enzyme related to lactoylglutathione lyase, with product MKEGIQEIGQLAITVKNVSKALNFYQDILGLEFLFSPSDNLAFLKCGATRIMLSTPQGAGEVGKNSIPYFKTADLLSFFDKLIKKGASEERKPQLAAKMPDHELWIGFVKDPDGNLIGLMEEKY from the coding sequence ATGAAAGAAGGAATCCAGGAGATCGGCCAGTTAGCGATTACGGTTAAAAACGTAAGTAAAGCGTTGAATTTCTATCAAGATATACTGGGTCTCGAATTTTTATTTTCCCCGTCAGATAATTTAGCGTTTCTAAAATGTGGGGCAACAAGAATTATGCTTAGCACCCCGCAGGGGGCTGGAGAAGTTGGTAAAAATTCAATTCCATACTTCAAAACCGCCGATTTGCTTTCGTTTTTCGATAAGCTTATCAAAAAAGGGGCGAGCGAAGAACGAAAGCCGCAACTGGCAGCAAAAATGCCGGATCATGAGCTATGGATTGGCTTCGTTAAAGATCCGGATGGCAATCTAATAGGTCTTATGGAAGAAAAATATTAG
- a CDS encoding methyltransferase family protein, with translation MFKTLEKINSKPEAFSRYTAESLWSDGHRARQMLAFHLNEQIDVSSRNHKFIDASVAWIAEQFAINTHTNVCDFGCGPGLYTSRLARLGAKVTGIDFSVTSIDYARKEANKQGLDIAYIQGNYLEVSLTTQYDLITMIMCDFCALNPQQRHALLLKFRDSLAPKGKLLLDVYSLQSFTDKEETAKYEKNQLNHFWYEDDYYCFSNSYKYHDEKVILDKYSLFSQSGKTEVVYNWLQCFSPETLTRELANAGLRVQALYSDVCGNKYHADLLEFAVVVEKTS, from the coding sequence ATGTTTAAGACACTAGAAAAAATTAACTCAAAACCTGAAGCATTTAGTCGCTATACCGCCGAATCACTGTGGTCCGATGGCCACAGAGCTAGGCAGATGCTTGCTTTTCATCTTAATGAACAGATTGATGTTTCGTCGAGAAATCACAAATTCATAGACGCTTCCGTTGCGTGGATCGCTGAGCAATTTGCGATTAATACTCATACTAATGTTTGTGACTTTGGCTGTGGACCAGGGCTCTATACCAGCAGATTAGCGCGGCTTGGTGCAAAAGTAACAGGTATCGATTTTTCCGTCACATCCATTGACTACGCGAGAAAGGAAGCAAATAAGCAGGGCTTAGATATTGCGTATATTCAAGGCAATTACCTGGAGGTAAGTTTAACCACACAGTACGACCTAATCACAATGATTATGTGCGACTTCTGCGCGCTTAACCCACAGCAACGACATGCACTGTTGTTGAAGTTTCGTGACTCGCTTGCGCCTAAGGGTAAGCTCTTGCTAGACGTTTATTCCTTGCAGTCGTTTACCGACAAGGAAGAAACGGCAAAGTATGAGAAAAACCAACTAAATCACTTTTGGTATGAAGACGATTATTATTGTTTCAGCAATTCGTACAAGTACCACGACGAAAAAGTGATTTTAGATAAGTATTCGTTGTTCAGCCAATCTGGCAAAACGGAAGTCGTGTATAACTGGCTACAGTGTTTTAGTCCCGAAACCTTAACGAGAGAACTTGCAAACGCCGGATTAAGAGTGCAAGCCCTATATTCTGATGTTTGCGGCAATAAATATCATGCGGATTTACTTGAATTTGCCGTTGTGGTCGAAAAAACCAGTTAA
- a CDS encoding helix-turn-helix protein: MNAMKSQKILTSLVIAAFFIAALLFFWARLSASLLPPANSDIGWSVVPSSDTDVGGTSQLLLQESKKYLAFEFKLDQRYTYPYASLGLVFNDGKQTNTLKNLSRYSTLRIALRCKPANDLNFVLYSVDEPLTAATEFQNLRPSLTSFPCGEELEQVDINLSALVTQEWWLSERGLPPTDTAYNLKQVFSVALVNSRQSPLGQPVRVEVTQLLFRGWHPQRLAAALASLVLASAMLVFLIYHRYLGRLLKPIETHIEPATSYQPLKVTAKKDRDKHAVLQYLAKEYTHPNLSLQQVMQQLGINRTKLNHILKEETGLTFSSYLNHLRLTEAARLLLEKDTASVAEIAYSVGYNNASYFNRIFKSEYGCAPTAYRKRETDKQEEQE, encoded by the coding sequence ATGAATGCAATGAAATCTCAAAAAATATTAACATCCCTCGTTATCGCGGCTTTTTTCATAGCAGCCCTGCTGTTTTTCTGGGCGCGCCTGAGTGCGTCGCTTTTGCCCCCAGCAAACAGTGATATTGGCTGGAGTGTCGTACCCAGTTCAGATACAGACGTTGGCGGCACTTCCCAGTTGTTGCTACAGGAATCAAAAAAATATCTGGCCTTCGAATTTAAATTAGATCAACGCTATACCTACCCCTATGCATCGCTTGGTCTGGTTTTTAACGACGGCAAGCAAACGAACACCCTTAAAAATTTGTCCCGCTATTCTACGCTGAGGATTGCATTACGCTGCAAGCCCGCCAACGACCTTAATTTTGTACTCTATAGCGTTGATGAACCCTTAACGGCAGCGACTGAATTCCAGAATTTGCGCCCCTCTCTCACTTCGTTTCCCTGTGGCGAGGAATTAGAGCAGGTGGATATAAATTTGAGCGCATTGGTTACCCAGGAATGGTGGCTTAGCGAACGCGGCTTGCCGCCAACCGATACTGCGTACAATCTAAAGCAGGTATTTAGTGTTGCGTTGGTGAATTCGCGACAGAGCCCATTAGGGCAACCCGTGCGAGTGGAAGTCACACAATTATTGTTTCGAGGATGGCACCCTCAACGACTGGCGGCGGCGCTTGCAAGCCTGGTTCTGGCGAGCGCCATGCTCGTGTTTCTTATTTATCATCGTTACCTTGGTAGATTGCTTAAGCCAATTGAAACACACATCGAGCCAGCCACAAGCTATCAACCGCTAAAAGTCACCGCGAAGAAGGACCGTGACAAGCACGCAGTGCTGCAATACCTGGCCAAGGAATATACTCATCCAAACCTAAGCCTGCAGCAAGTAATGCAGCAACTGGGTATAAACCGCACAAAACTCAACCATATTCTTAAGGAAGAAACTGGTCTGACCTTCAGCAGCTACCTGAACCACTTGAGGCTTACCGAAGCGGCGCGGCTATTGCTGGAAAAAGATACTGCCAGTGTTGCCGAAATCGCCTACTCCGTAGGTTACAATAACGCCTCTTATTTCAACCGCATCTTCAAATCTGAGTACGGCTGCGCGCCCACAGCGTATCGCAAACGCGAGACCGATAAGCAAGAGGAGCAAGAATAA
- a CDS encoding mannan endo-1,4-beta-mannosidase — MNAPKRMLLATAIAAVTQQAIAVDVSYSIDADAITHDISPLIYGTNHRMYMSGNENLSFYRIGGNRLTAYNWENNFSNAGSDWQNSSDTYMVPDGVDGSVPGITYTDFVDNDVAPGAKTLVTLQMAGYVSADGDGSVADSEAAPSARWIPVYPRKNAPFSLSPDQSDNAVYMDEMVNFLVERYGRADEGGVLAYSLDNEPGLWYHTHSLIHPDATGAEELVERSIATASAVKDVDPSAQIYGPALFGFGAYTNLVSAPDWDNFSGSYPWYIDYYLDEMRNASDAAGKRLLDVLDLHWYSEDTGDLRVIDSGATSRNDKIARLQSTRSLWDPDYVENSWIGEWFSADLPLIPHLQDSINTYYPGTGMAFTEYSFGGASDITGGIAQADALGIFGKYNVEAATVWLLETDSSYIAAAYRLYRNYDGNNSSFGNKSVTATMSDKENSSIYASVDSASGDLHVIVTNKNLDEALAGTFSISSSTTYDSAQVYGIDQSAANVQALGSFNVVNNAFNYALPAASAYHIVLSGGGTSSSSSSSSSSSSSSSSSSSSNSSSSSSSSSSSSSSTSSSSSSSSSSSTSSSSSSGGSLCGTVNVYPNWTAKDWPGGPSNHANAGDQMVYDNTLYQANWYTNSVPGSDASWTSLGSCLNNGSSSSSSSSSSSSSSSSSSSNSSSSSSSSSSSTSSSSSSSSSSSSSGSGSNELSVAVAISSDWGSGYCASLSVYNPGDSVQAFSVSVAVEGTVNSMWNASYSQSGTMLTVAGTAWNNTLDPGETDTSTGFCATR, encoded by the coding sequence ATGAATGCTCCTAAACGAATGCTGTTGGCAACTGCCATTGCTGCAGTTACACAACAGGCCATTGCCGTGGATGTTAGCTACTCCATCGACGCAGACGCCATCACTCACGACATCAGCCCGCTCATCTACGGCACCAACCACAGAATGTACATGAGCGGCAACGAAAACCTCAGCTTTTACCGGATTGGCGGTAATCGGCTTACGGCCTACAACTGGGAAAATAACTTTTCCAATGCCGGCTCCGATTGGCAGAATTCCAGCGATACCTACATGGTTCCAGACGGCGTGGATGGCTCCGTTCCTGGGATCACGTACACCGACTTTGTCGATAACGACGTGGCACCCGGCGCAAAAACCCTAGTCACTCTACAAATGGCGGGCTATGTTTCCGCCGACGGCGATGGCTCGGTGGCAGACAGCGAAGCGGCACCATCGGCGCGCTGGATACCCGTATATCCGCGTAAAAATGCACCTTTCTCCCTGAGCCCCGACCAGAGCGATAACGCGGTGTACATGGATGAGATGGTTAATTTTCTGGTTGAGCGATACGGCCGAGCCGATGAAGGTGGGGTTCTCGCTTACTCACTCGATAACGAACCGGGCCTGTGGTATCACACTCACTCCCTGATCCACCCAGACGCGACAGGCGCAGAAGAACTGGTTGAACGTTCCATAGCCACTGCATCGGCGGTTAAAGACGTGGACCCCAGTGCCCAGATCTACGGCCCTGCGCTGTTTGGGTTCGGCGCTTACACTAATTTAGTAAGCGCTCCCGACTGGGATAACTTCTCAGGCAGCTACCCCTGGTACATCGATTACTACCTGGATGAGATGCGCAACGCCTCTGACGCGGCAGGTAAACGCCTGCTGGATGTCTTGGACCTGCATTGGTATTCCGAAGACACCGGAGACCTGCGCGTTATCGACAGCGGAGCCACCTCACGCAACGATAAGATTGCACGCCTGCAAAGTACACGCAGCCTGTGGGACCCGGATTATGTTGAAAACAGCTGGATTGGGGAGTGGTTTTCCGCAGACCTGCCGCTGATTCCCCATCTGCAAGATTCCATTAATACTTACTACCCCGGCACTGGAATGGCGTTTACAGAGTACAGCTTTGGTGGCGCCTCGGATATCACCGGTGGCATCGCCCAGGCAGACGCACTGGGTATTTTTGGTAAATACAATGTGGAGGCGGCAACCGTCTGGTTACTGGAAACAGACTCGTCCTACATTGCCGCGGCCTACCGGCTTTACCGCAATTACGACGGCAATAATTCCAGCTTCGGGAATAAGAGCGTTACCGCCACCATGAGCGATAAGGAAAACAGCTCGATTTACGCCTCTGTGGATTCTGCCAGCGGTGATCTCCATGTCATCGTCACCAATAAAAATCTCGACGAAGCGCTTGCTGGTACTTTCAGTATTAGCTCGAGCACGACATACGATAGCGCGCAGGTGTATGGCATCGACCAAAGTGCCGCCAACGTACAGGCCCTAGGCTCGTTTAACGTTGTGAACAACGCGTTCAACTACGCACTGCCTGCCGCTTCGGCATACCACATTGTGCTATCGGGTGGTGGTACGTCGAGCAGCTCGAGCTCATCTTCCAGCTCCAGCAGTTCCAGCTCTTCGTCATCCAGCTCTAACAGTTCCAGCTCGTCTTCATCCAGTTCGAGCAGCTCCAGCTCGACCTCATCCAGCTCCAGCAGCTCTTCAAGCTCCAGCACTAGCTCATCATCAAGCTCTGGCGGCAGTCTGTGTGGCACTGTGAATGTCTACCCCAACTGGACGGCAAAAGACTGGCCTGGTGGCCCCTCCAACCACGCCAACGCAGGCGACCAGATGGTGTACGACAACACGCTGTATCAGGCCAACTGGTACACCAACAGCGTACCTGGTAGCGATGCGTCCTGGACAAGCTTGGGCAGTTGCCTGAATAACGGAAGTTCTTCTTCCAGTTCATCATCTTCAAGTTCGAGCTCCAGCTCCAGTTCAAGCTCTAACTCTAGCTCGAGTTCTTCATCGAGCTCGAGTTCGACATCATCGTCTTCCAGCTCCAGTTCGTCGAGCTCCAGCAGTGGCTCTGGTTCAAATGAACTGAGTGTTGCGGTGGCAATTAGCAGCGACTGGGGCAGTGGTTACTGTGCCTCACTCAGCGTTTATAACCCAGGCGACAGCGTACAGGCCTTTAGCGTTTCCGTTGCCGTTGAAGGCACTGTGAACAGCATGTGGAATGCAAGCTACAGTCAGAGCGGTACCATGCTTACCGTTGCAGGTACTGCATGGAACAATACGCTGGACCCGGGCGAAACCGATACAAGCACAGGCTTTTGCGCCACACGTTAA
- a CDS encoding acetyl esterase/lipase: MKMRTLIFTLILVFVASASFATEIIKHENIPWAVAGDKSLTLDIYQPKKTTQPVPVVVIYHGGGWLINDNSVMDSMSQYLAEHGGYVVANMNYRLLPDNNNTTTMNEIVEDVFGGLLWVKAHIAKYGGDPNRVAITGDSAGGHLASMILTAGRNLTSVGFQGKMLGFKPTWLPKGKTAEDIAKADGLAVQAAVISYGAFDLLGAARGGFESAQNIFWQFAQAQPRGIFGKNIRYQSHADYYKAVSPTYLIPDSKEYRLPPQFFHVGSKDQTTPPDSVKAYVTKLKAAGQPATLKIYEGNNHGYMDTGCLEIFNSCFETHAVPVLEEIIPFLKQSFSENAAK, from the coding sequence ATGAAAATGCGCACACTTATATTTACATTGATTTTAGTGTTTGTCGCGAGTGCCAGCTTTGCGACGGAAATTATTAAACACGAAAATATTCCGTGGGCGGTCGCTGGAGATAAGTCACTTACTCTCGATATTTATCAACCCAAAAAGACCACGCAACCAGTGCCGGTAGTTGTGATCTACCACGGTGGTGGCTGGTTGATTAACGATAACAGCGTTATGGATTCCATGAGCCAGTATCTCGCTGAGCACGGCGGATATGTCGTGGCGAACATGAACTATCGTTTGCTGCCGGACAATAACAATACCACCACGATGAACGAAATTGTTGAAGATGTATTTGGCGGTTTGTTGTGGGTTAAAGCGCACATCGCGAAATATGGTGGCGATCCCAACCGAGTGGCCATTACCGGCGATAGTGCCGGTGGGCACTTGGCTTCAATGATTTTAACTGCGGGTCGAAATTTAACATCGGTAGGCTTTCAAGGGAAAATGCTGGGTTTTAAACCCACATGGTTGCCTAAGGGTAAAACAGCGGAAGATATTGCGAAAGCCGATGGTCTTGCAGTACAGGCTGCGGTGATTAGCTACGGCGCTTTCGATTTACTCGGCGCCGCTCGGGGTGGCTTTGAAAGCGCCCAGAATATCTTTTGGCAATTTGCACAAGCCCAACCGCGTGGTATTTTTGGCAAAAATATTCGCTATCAATCACATGCAGATTATTATAAGGCGGTATCCCCCACTTACTTAATTCCAGATAGTAAAGAATACAGATTGCCGCCGCAGTTTTTTCATGTTGGTAGCAAAGACCAAACTACGCCGCCAGACTCTGTAAAAGCTTATGTGACAAAACTAAAGGCAGCAGGCCAGCCCGCCACACTAAAAATATACGAAGGCAACAATCATGGCTACATGGACACCGGTTGTCTTGAGATTTTTAATAGTTGCTTTGAAACCCATGCCGTGCCAGTTTTAGAAGAGATTATTCCGTTCTTAAAACAAAGCTTTTCTGAAAACGCCGCAAAGTAA
- a CDS encoding LacI family transcriptional regulator, whose protein sequence is MPKATISDVASAAGVSRKTVSRVLNNEAGVKPETQQRVIAAMEQLGYAPNMSARRLRSQQSYQVGLLFRDFPGNFYSSMMISGAIKACDELGYDLLIRPLKIENENWANVVQYMLQRSNPDGLIVVPPLCDDDKVLIPILASETPMVKVAAINPGGSENIHCDELSAARNAVQHLISLGHTRIGIINCLKSHAAGEWRQQGYQQALAQAGIFVEPELQQYHVYQPDIMEQSARRLLGLAEPPTAIFATSDTTAALLYRVASQLQFRIPYDLSIVGFDDEPLSSNLWPPLTTVRQPVPALGKAAVSLLVKRLIQGRSDYQPEQLSCELIIRHSTGPVVR, encoded by the coding sequence ATGCCGAAGGCTACAATTTCCGACGTTGCAAGTGCTGCAGGGGTATCCCGTAAAACGGTTTCGCGTGTCTTGAATAACGAGGCGGGCGTGAAACCGGAAACACAGCAGCGGGTGATAGCTGCAATGGAACAATTGGGGTACGCCCCTAATATGAGTGCACGGCGCTTGCGCTCGCAGCAGTCTTATCAGGTGGGTTTGCTGTTTCGCGATTTTCCGGGCAATTTTTACTCCAGTATGATGATATCGGGTGCCATCAAGGCCTGCGATGAGCTGGGCTACGATCTGCTCATTCGCCCTTTAAAAATCGAAAATGAAAATTGGGCTAACGTTGTGCAATACATGTTGCAACGCTCCAACCCGGACGGGCTCATTGTTGTGCCGCCACTGTGCGACGACGATAAAGTGCTAATTCCCATTTTGGCGAGCGAAACACCCATGGTTAAAGTCGCAGCGATAAACCCTGGTGGCTCTGAAAATATTCATTGCGATGAGTTGAGCGCTGCGCGTAACGCGGTACAGCACCTAATTTCCCTCGGCCATACCCGAATCGGTATTATTAATTGTCTTAAGTCTCATGCGGCGGGTGAGTGGCGCCAGCAAGGATATCAACAAGCCCTGGCGCAGGCGGGTATTTTCGTTGAACCCGAGTTGCAGCAGTACCACGTTTACCAGCCCGATATTATGGAGCAGTCTGCGCGGCGCCTGCTGGGTTTGGCTGAGCCTCCCACTGCCATTTTCGCAACCAGTGACACCACGGCCGCGCTGCTATACCGCGTTGCCAGTCAACTGCAGTTCCGCATTCCTTACGATTTGTCGATTGTCGGTTTCGATGATGAACCGCTTTCGAGCAATCTCTGGCCGCCACTTACAACAGTACGACAACCCGTGCCGGCATTGGGCAAAGCGGCGGTATCACTGTTGGTAAAACGATTGATACAGGGGCGTTCGGATTATCAGCCTGAACAGCTTTCGTGTGAACTTATTATTCGCCATTCAACCGGCCCGGTGGTTCGCTAG